One window of the Anopheles cruzii chromosome 2, idAnoCruzAS_RS32_06, whole genome shotgun sequence genome contains the following:
- the LOC128276817 gene encoding protein takeout-like: MVTDRRWRILHLTLGICFLTVGPAVEGKDLPSNFEKCHRSDTQFDRCLRNAVNGAIRLLKDGLPEFGILPLDPLAVDALSFEQNPSSPITLRQHFTGVLLSHLTDSTIVKYRTDLKKLIIKAEAVTPRVQFVGNYTMNGRILLLPITGKGLANITLHRLKTYHELIGELVERNGEQFMHIRKYIVHFEPKLVTFQFENLFNGDPNLGRTMNQVLNDNWEVVFGELRNSYEETFGYIFKKISNQIFLKVPMNKVFPE; the protein is encoded by the exons ATGGTGACCGATAGACGGTGGCGAATTCTACACTTGACGTTGGGCATTTGTTTCCTGACTGTCGGTCCTGCGGTCGAGGGAAAAGATTTGC CTAGCAATTTCGAAAAGTGTCACCGTAGCGACACCCAGTTCGATCGCTGTCTACGGAACGCGGTTAATGGAGCCATCAGGCTGTTGAAGGATGGACTGCCAGAGTTTGGTATCTTACCTTTGGATCCGCTGGCGGTGGACGCCCTGTCGTTCGAGCAAAACCCTTCGTCCCCGATCACGTTGCGGCAACACTTTACCGGAGTTCTGTTGAGCCATCTCACCGATTCGACCATCGTGAAGTATCG AACCGATTTGAAAAAGCTCATCATCAAGGCGGAAGCAGTCACCCCGCGGGTACAGTTTGTCGGAAACTATACGATGAACGGGCGGATACTGCTGCTACCCATCACCGGGAAGGGTTTGGCCAACATTACCCTGCACAGGCTGAAAACGTACCACGAGCTAATCGGAGAGCTGGTCGAGCGGAACGGCGAACAGTTCATGCACATCCGGAAGTATATTGTGCACTTTGAACCGAAGCTTGTAACGTTTCAGTTCGAGAATCTGTTCAATGGTGATCCAAATTTGG GAAGAACGATGAACCAGGTACTGAACGATAACTGGGAGGTCGTCTTTGGAGAGCTGCGCAATTCGTACGAGGAAACTTTCGGGTACATTTTCAAGAAGATCTCGAATCAAATCTTTCTGAAGGTGCCGATGAATAAAGTCTTTCCCGAGTAG